The Nitrospira tepida genome includes a window with the following:
- a CDS encoding cadherin-like beta sandwich domain-containing protein — MLSACIPGGGGGGAASNPANLQNLEILSAPQASKTFAPTPVFNAEVSDYTVTVGSDVASVLIVPTVADSRATVKVNNQPAQSGQPFGPINLALGSNPSIVILVDAPGASKTYTLTITRAANTSLWDLRVSAGALQPAFDPNQFEYAVQAPFTTMSTTVTPTTADSNASVTVNGQPVNSGEDSQSIPLSIGQTTITIVVSAPSVPSTTYRVTVTRVQGSTNANLSGLTVSPGTLQPAFSASTLSYSISVNNPTSSVVVTATVQDPTSTLQVNGQPATSGQPFTVNNIPVGSSTITILVFPQTGTAQAYAIAVNRALPGNANLSNLTANTGTLSPAFSPSTLTYTLNISNPVTSVSLTATVQDLTSTMTINGQSVASGAPFTLNNLSIGNTTATIVVTANPAGNSQTYTVTIVRPAPGNANLSGLTVTPGSLTPAFNAGTLAYSANVLNPVTSVTVTATVQAAGSTMTINGQAVASGTPFAINGLAVGANPVTIRVTAQQGNFLDYVLTVNRSPAGNANLSGLTVSAGTLSPAFAPSTLLYSVTVLNNVTSITVTASMQAGSSTMTINGQAVANSTPFTVNGLVVGANQITIRVTALEGNVQEYVVTVNRAAPGIANLASLTIAPGTMTPAFLPATLSYTVTVANTDANVTVTATLEAPSTSSMTINSQAVASGTPFLVNLGAPGSATPIAIVVTAQAGNSQTYTVTVNRPL, encoded by the coding sequence TTGTTAAGCGCCTGCATTCCCGGTGGGGGTGGCGGCGGAGCCGCCAGCAACCCGGCCAACCTGCAGAATCTCGAGATCCTATCCGCTCCGCAAGCTTCGAAAACCTTCGCGCCGACGCCCGTATTCAACGCGGAGGTGTCCGACTATACCGTCACGGTGGGAAGCGATGTTGCCTCGGTCCTCATCGTCCCGACCGTGGCCGACAGCCGGGCGACGGTGAAGGTCAACAACCAGCCGGCGCAGTCAGGCCAGCCGTTCGGTCCAATCAATCTGGCGCTTGGCAGCAACCCGTCGATTGTAATCTTGGTCGACGCGCCGGGGGCTTCGAAGACCTACACCCTCACCATCACGCGCGCAGCCAATACCAGTCTCTGGGATCTGCGGGTATCCGCGGGGGCGCTCCAGCCGGCATTTGACCCGAACCAGTTCGAATATGCGGTGCAGGCGCCGTTCACCACAATGTCGACCACCGTGACGCCGACCACCGCCGATAGCAACGCCAGCGTGACGGTCAATGGCCAGCCGGTCAACTCGGGAGAGGATTCGCAGTCGATTCCCTTGTCCATTGGCCAAACTACGATCACGATCGTCGTCAGCGCGCCGTCGGTGCCTTCCACGACCTACAGGGTGACCGTGACCAGGGTTCAAGGGTCCACGAATGCCAACCTCTCGGGACTAACCGTCTCACCCGGAACTCTACAACCGGCGTTCAGTGCTTCCACGCTCAGCTACTCGATCAGCGTGAACAATCCGACATCCAGCGTGGTTGTGACGGCGACCGTGCAGGACCCGACTTCGACACTCCAAGTCAACGGCCAGCCGGCGACATCCGGCCAACCGTTCACGGTGAACAACATCCCAGTGGGATCGAGCACGATCACGATCCTGGTCTTTCCCCAGACCGGCACGGCTCAAGCCTACGCCATCGCCGTTAACCGCGCCTTGCCGGGCAATGCCAATCTGTCGAATTTGACTGCCAACACAGGGACCCTCTCGCCGGCCTTCAGTCCGTCCACGCTCACCTATACTCTCAACATTTCGAACCCGGTCACGAGCGTGTCGCTGACAGCCACCGTCCAGGATTTGACCTCCACGATGACCATCAACGGGCAATCCGTTGCATCAGGTGCGCCATTCACGCTCAACAATCTCAGCATCGGCAATACGACCGCGACGATTGTCGTGACAGCCAATCCGGCGGGCAACAGCCAAACCTACACGGTCACGATCGTGCGTCCGGCGCCGGGGAATGCCAACCTCTCCGGCCTGACGGTGACTCCGGGTTCCTTGACGCCGGCCTTCAATGCCGGCACCTTGGCCTATAGCGCCAACGTGCTGAATCCGGTGACGAGCGTGACCGTCACCGCCACCGTGCAGGCGGCCGGCTCCACCATGACGATCAACGGGCAAGCGGTGGCATCCGGCACGCCGTTCGCGATCAATGGCCTGGCCGTGGGAGCGAATCCGGTCACCATTCGTGTGACCGCCCAGCAGGGGAATTTCCTGGACTATGTGCTCACGGTCAACCGCTCGCCGGCCGGCAATGCGAACCTTTCCGGCCTGACAGTGAGCGCGGGGACTCTATCGCCGGCCTTTGCTCCATCCACGCTGCTCTATTCAGTCACTGTCCTCAACAACGTGACGAGCATCACCGTGACGGCGAGCATGCAGGCCGGCAGCTCCACGATGACGATCAACGGGCAGGCGGTGGCCAACAGTACGCCGTTCACCGTCAACGGATTGGTCGTCGGAGCGAATCAGATCACGATTCGCGTCACCGCGCTGGAAGGCAACGTCCAGGAGTATGTCGTGACGGTCAACCGAGCGGCGCCGGGCATCGCCAATCTGGCATCGCTGACCATCGCGCCGGGAACCATGACCCCCGCCTTCCTTCCTGCCACCCTCAGTTACACCGTGACAGTGGCCAACACGGATGCCAATGTGACAGTCACGGCAACGTTGGAAGCCCCCAGCACTTCCTCCATGACGATCAATAGCCAAGCGGTCGCCTCAGGGACGCCATTCCTTGTGAATCTCGGCGCGCCCGGGAGCGCCACTCCCATTGCCATTGTGGTCACAGCCCAGGCCGGCAACAGCCAAACCTATACGGTGACCGTTAATCGGCCGCTGTAA
- a CDS encoding YcbK family protein, with product MRTSFAAAMVCCARALWPTDVFAGRLPEGRLVLCHAHTNERLEVTYRNDLGRYDASALEDLNNFMRCNYTNRTASMDLRVIEFLNTLHKQVGGDKDIVVHSAYRSPEYQTVLIKQRGRRVARQSFHVTAQAVDFHIPGVPLRQIRQAALRLGQGGVGYYPRRGFVHVDCGPVRWW from the coding sequence TTGCGGACGTCATTTGCGGCCGCGATGGTCTGTTGCGCGCGCGCGCTGTGGCCAACGGACGTCTTTGCCGGTCGCCTGCCGGAAGGACGGCTGGTGCTGTGCCACGCGCATACCAACGAGCGGCTGGAGGTGACCTACCGCAACGATCTCGGGCGGTACGATGCGTCGGCGCTCGAAGACCTCAACAATTTCATGCGGTGCAACTATACGAACCGGACCGCCAGCATGGACCTCCGGGTGATCGAATTCCTGAACACCCTCCATAAGCAGGTCGGGGGCGACAAGGACATCGTCGTGCATTCGGCCTACCGTTCTCCGGAATACCAAACCGTGCTGATCAAACAGCGGGGCCGGCGGGTGGCCAGGCAAAGTTTCCACGTCACGGCCCAGGCTGTGGATTTTCACATTCCCGGCGTGCCGTTGCGCCAGATCCGCCAAGCGGCGCTGCGGTTGGGACAAGGCGGGGTCGGGTATTATCCGCGTCGCGGGTTCGTGCATGTCGATTGCGGTCCGGTCCGCTGGTGGTGA
- a CDS encoding glutamine--tRNA ligase/YqeY domain fusion protein: protein MMNEPTGSAASNFIKEIVAQDRAAGKHGGRVATRFPPEPNGYLHIGHAKSICLNFGLALEHGGTCNLRFDDTNPTTESMEYVESIKDDVRWLGFAWDKELYASDYFEQLYQFAVHLIRAGRAYVDSLNADQIREYRGTLTEPGKDSPYRSRTVDENLDLFRRMREGEFAEGSHVLRAKIDMASPNINLRDPILYRIRRVPHYRAGDAWLIYPTYDYAHPLSDAIEGITHSICTLEFEDHRPLYDWVVRESRAPSTPQQIEFARLNLTHTVMSKRKLLRLVEEGHVTGWDDPRLPTIKGLRRRGYTPEAIRAFCEHIGVSKRDSVVEMALLEHFIREDLNKRAARVMGVLRPLKLVIENYPEGKIEELEAINNPEDSAAGSRLVPFSRELYIEQDDFREDPPKQFFRLAPGREVRLRYAYIVKCVGIIKDERTGEVMEVRCTYDPETRSGGSGAGRKVKSTIHWVSAARAVPAEARLYEQLLNEASPGDEQDFVSCLNPDSVQILRGCLVEPGLAEAKPGLRVQFERLGYFCVDPDSTAQRLVFNRTVALRDTWAKIEKAQGRG from the coding sequence ATGATGAACGAACCGACCGGTTCCGCCGCCTCGAATTTCATCAAGGAGATCGTGGCTCAGGACCGAGCCGCCGGCAAGCACGGCGGCCGTGTGGCCACCCGTTTTCCTCCCGAGCCGAACGGCTATCTCCATATCGGCCATGCCAAATCGATTTGTCTCAATTTCGGGCTGGCGCTGGAGCACGGCGGGACCTGCAATCTGCGGTTCGACGACACCAATCCCACCACGGAGAGCATGGAGTATGTCGAATCGATCAAGGACGATGTGCGGTGGCTCGGGTTCGCGTGGGACAAGGAACTCTATGCGTCCGACTATTTTGAGCAACTCTATCAGTTTGCGGTTCATCTGATCCGGGCGGGCCGCGCCTATGTGGACAGTTTGAACGCCGATCAGATCCGGGAATATCGGGGCACGCTGACGGAGCCGGGCAAGGACAGTCCCTATCGTTCCCGAACGGTGGACGAGAACCTCGACCTGTTCCGGCGCATGCGGGAAGGAGAGTTCGCCGAGGGCAGCCATGTCTTGCGGGCGAAGATCGACATGGCCTCGCCCAACATCAATCTGCGCGATCCGATCCTCTACCGGATTCGGCGCGTCCCGCATTATCGGGCTGGGGACGCCTGGCTGATTTACCCCACCTATGACTATGCCCATCCCCTGTCGGACGCGATCGAAGGGATTACGCATTCCATCTGCACGCTGGAGTTCGAAGACCACCGCCCCTTGTACGACTGGGTGGTGAGGGAATCCCGCGCGCCTTCGACGCCGCAACAGATCGAGTTCGCCCGGCTCAACCTGACCCACACGGTGATGAGCAAGCGAAAGTTGCTTCGGCTGGTGGAAGAAGGGCATGTCACCGGATGGGACGATCCGCGGCTGCCGACGATCAAAGGACTCCGCCGCCGCGGCTACACCCCTGAGGCCATTCGGGCGTTTTGCGAGCATATCGGCGTGTCCAAGCGGGACTCGGTGGTCGAGATGGCGCTGCTCGAACATTTTATCCGCGAAGACTTGAACAAGCGCGCGGCCAGAGTGATGGGCGTCCTGCGTCCGCTGAAACTGGTGATCGAGAATTATCCGGAGGGGAAGATCGAAGAGCTGGAAGCGATCAACAACCCCGAGGATTCGGCTGCGGGCTCGCGCCTCGTGCCATTCTCGCGAGAACTCTACATCGAGCAGGACGACTTCCGGGAAGATCCGCCCAAGCAGTTTTTCCGCCTGGCCCCCGGACGCGAGGTGCGCCTGCGCTATGCGTACATCGTCAAGTGCGTCGGCATCATCAAGGACGAACGGACCGGCGAGGTCATGGAAGTCCGGTGCACCTACGATCCGGAGACACGCAGCGGCGGATCAGGCGCCGGGCGCAAGGTCAAGAGCACGATCCATTGGGTGTCGGCCGCGCGGGCCGTTCCCGCCGAGGCGCGGCTGTACGAGCAGCTTCTGAATGAGGCCAGCCCCGGCGACGAGCAGGACTTCGTCTCCTGTCTCAATCCTGACTCGGTGCAGATCCTTCGAGGCTGTCTGGTTGAACCGGGCTTGGCCGAGGCGAAGCCGGGACTGCGCGTGCAGTTCGAGCGGCTCGGCTATTTTTGCGTCGATCCGGATTCGACGGCGCAACGTCTGGTCTTCAACCGGACGGTCGCGCTGCGCGACACGTGGGCCAAAATCGAAAAGGCCCAGGGGCGTGGATGA